In candidate division KSB1 bacterium, the sequence GGCGATCGTACCACAGCCACGGCGCGCCGACGGTGTTATAAAGATAGCGATAAAACGAAACGGTCGGGTTCGTCGCCTGAATGATCATGATATCCGCCGCCGGCGGTTGCAACGCTCGCGGTGGCGGCGCCTCTCGCATTTCGAGATAGGTGATGGCGATCTTGAGCTTTCCGGCGGGGATATCTGCTTCGGTGTTCATCGTAAAAAAATTATTCAGAACGTTTTTGATAGTTTTTTAAATCTGCGGCTGTCATCTCGTCGGGCGCAACGAGGCGGTAATGTTTTTCAGATGAAAGGGCAATTTCATTTTCAGTTTGTTCAAATTCAAAAAGTGCGATAACGTCGTCTTTCATAAATTGCGCTGCTATCGGCCGGCAAATCAGCAATGGAAATTTTTCCGCACAAATCGCAAAATCCTGTTCGATTTGAACGACGCCGAGCTTATCGTTCCCACCTTTCGCCTGAATGGGAAAAACATAATGCGCGCCGCGTTTATCCAGCCCGATATAGATTTCGTCGGTTTCGACCTGTCCCATCGCTGGAACTGTGGTGCGGAGATGGCTTTGCAAAGAGTAACAGGTCACTCCCGTAAAGATGTCGATCAAACGATTATAACGCAATTTAGCGAGCAATGCTTGTTCATCGCTGAGCGCATACTTCATAATAACGCCGGGTGTCGCATCAGGAATTTTAGTTTCAGCCATTATTTCCGATGGAGTGATCATTGTCAAGCGTGTTGCGACAAACGCATACCTTGCGCGTCCGCGAGGCCGAATAACCCATTCCTGCCCTGCGGGAGCTTTAGCTCGTATGGATTCCGGTAAATCGATACGGTATCGAAAACTATAAAGAATATCGCCCAGGTTCTTGGGAAGTTTTATCTTAAGCTTGCGGGCGACAGTGCTAAAATCTTCCCTTGCAAAGGGAACTTCGGTTGTGCCTTCTTTATAGTATTTCAAGAAGATTTGTTCAATAATTTGAACGTAACGATTTTGTGTGGAAGCCATGTCAGCCAAGTTTTTCAAAGTTACTTGCCCATCCAACGCAAAACCACAACTTCCTCGCGCAGTTGTGCTTTTGTCGCGGTCGCCAGGCGAGTACGAAACAAATCAATATCAACGACTTCATATCCCAAAGATTGTGCAATGTCCGCCAATAACTGGCCGGTTCGAATCATGACGCGAAGATAGGAAGCTTGATCGCCGACAACATAAGCCAGTTGCGCCCCCGGCTTCAATTTTTCTCGAAGTTCAGCCAAATGCCGGCTCATGCCGCCAAAATATAATTTTGTCACCTTCGCATACAACCGTTCGAAACCTGAAGTCTTGCCGAGTTCGATCCGGCGTTCCTCGATGGTCGCGGCAATGCGCTGAATTTCATCGTGTTGAGCGACCCACTGATCATCTTCATCATTCTTATAAACGGTTCGAGTATTCGAGCGAACCAATCTTTTTTTCAGGGCTTGCAACTCTGCGCGATTATTGATAAAACCGAGCAAGACTGATTCCAAGCGAGTCGTTCGCGTATAATCTTTTTCATTAGGATATGGCGGTGACGTAATGACAGCATCCACAGACTTCGGCGGCAATAACTGCCGCAATTGCCGGGCGTCGGACAAGAAAACTTTCGTCTTAACATTTTTTCGGCCCTGCAGCAAGCGAAGGTCGTTAGCCATTTTCCTTATTTCCATCAACCAGGCGCCAACGACAGGCGCATCGGTTTTGGGTTTGCCTATTCCCACTTCAGGGCCAAAACGAAGATTGCTGATTGAAAAGACCAAAGCCTTGGCCAAAGCCAACAGCTCATGGGAAAAAAACTGTTCGGCTCGATATTTTTGTAAAGTTTCGATTAAGATTAAAGTTTTGTGCAGAGGCAAAGGGCTTATTGAATCTTTGAGCAGTAGTTTTGA encodes:
- a CDS encoding endonuclease codes for the protein MADMASTQNRYVQIIEQIFLKYYKEGTTEVPFAREDFSTVARKLKIKLPKNLGDILYSFRYRIDLPESIRAKAPAGQEWVIRPRGRARYAFVATRLTMITPSEIMAETKIPDATPGVIMKYALSDEQALLAKLRYNRLIDIFTGVTCYSLQSHLRTTVPAMGQVETDEIYIGLDKRGAHYVFPIQAKGGNDKLGVVQIEQDFAICAEKFPLLICRPIAAQFMKDDVIALFEFEQTENEIALSSEKHYRLVAPDEMTAADLKNYQKRSE
- a CDS encoding site-specific DNA-methyltransferase, translating into MPRSNGSMNKLQPEDQPVHDWYRFVLSFPPHLVKNYIEKFGLQTHQTLLDPFCGTGTTLVEAKLLGIPSMGIEANPMAHFASEVKLNWEVSPEGLLHHAGRIAEQAMAKMESEGIEDEPFFQNNSNKKVSLRVLDPDKSKLLLKDSISPLPLHKTLILIETLQKYRAEQFFSHELLALAKALVFSISNLRFGPEVGIGKPKTDAPVVGAWLMEIRKMANDLRLLQGRKNVKTKVFLSDARQLRQLLPPKSVDAVITSPPYPNEKDYTRTTRLESVLLGFINNRAELQALKKRLVRSNTRTVYKNDEDDQWVAQHDEIQRIAATIEERRIELGKTSGFERLYAKVTKLYFGGMSRHLAELREKLKPGAQLAYVVGDQASYLRVMIRTGQLLADIAQSLGYEVVDIDLFRTRLATATKAQLREEVVVLRWMGK